A window of the Acanthochromis polyacanthus isolate Apoly-LR-REF ecotype Palm Island chromosome 10, KAUST_Apoly_ChrSc, whole genome shotgun sequence genome harbors these coding sequences:
- the qdpra gene encoding quinoid dihydropteridine reductase a — protein sequence MASQRVIVYGGRGALGSKCVQHFKSNGWWVTSIDMAANEEANENVIVKLSESFTEQAGQVTADVAQLLGEHKVDAILCVAGGWAGGNCSSKDLYKNADLMWKQSVWTSTISSHLAARHLKPGGLLTLAGAKAAQSGTGGMVGYGMAKAAVHQLCQSLAAKNSGMPSGAAAVAILPVTLDTPMNRKFMPDADFGSWTPLEYIAEMFFGWATGTNRPASGSLMQLLTSGGETQAVAAQ from the exons ATGGCTTCTCAACGGGTCATCGTCTACGGAGGAAGAGGCGCTCTGGGCTCCAAGTGTGTCCAGCATTTTAAGTCCAACGGCTGG TGGGTCACCAGCATCGACATGGCTGCTAACGAGGAGGCGAATGAAAACGTGATTGTGAAATTGAGCGAATCTTTCACCGAGCAGGCtggacag GTGACGGCAGATGTGGCCCAGTTGCTAGGGGAACACAAAGTGGACGCCATCTTGTGCGTGGCAGGCGGATGGGCTGGAGGAAACTGTAGTTCCAAAG ACTTGTACAAAAATGCAGATTTGATGTGGAAACAGAGCGTGTGGACCTCCACCATCTCCAGCCACCTTGCTGCTCGGCACCTAAAACCAGGTGGACTGTTGACTTTGGCTGGAGCTAAGGCAGCCCAGTCAGGCACTGGAG GCATGGTCGGCTATGGCATGGCGAAAGCTGCTGTCCACCAGCTGTGTCAGAGTCTCGCAGCAAAAAACAGCGGGATGCCgtcaggagctgctgctgttgccatACTGCC CGTTACCTTGGATACGCCGATGAACAGGAAGTTCATGCCTGACGCAGATTTCGGTTCCTGGACACCGCTGGAGTACATTGCAGA GATGTTCTTCGGCTGGGCCACCGGCACGAACCGGCCGGCCTCTGGAAGCCTGATGCAGCTGCTGACCTCCGGAGGTGAAACCCAGGCTGTGGCCGCTCAGTAG